The genomic segment AGTCCTGGCGTACCGGCCCGGGCCAGCCGGCGTGGATCCGCCACGCACACCAGAACCGCGAGGAGTTGGCGCTCAACCTGAGGAGGGCGCGGCGGTTCGCCGCCGCCTGACTCCGCTCGGAGGCTGATGCTAGTCGGGATCGGACTGTCGGGGTCCTGGACGGTGGACGTTGCAGGCGGTTGTGGAATCGACGCTGACGTCCGCAGACCGTGTGTAGCGGGCGACTCCGGCGTGGTGCGTACCGATGGACGAGGGCGGCCCGGCGTGGAGGAGTTCCTCCACGCCGGGCCGCGACATGAGGGTCGGTCGGGTTTGGTCAGGCGGCGCAGGTGGCGGTGGCGCCCTGGCCGGTGCCGGTGCCCTGGAAACCGAAGTTGGTCGTCTGGCCGGCGCCGACCTGCCCGTTGTAGCCCACGTTCGTGAACCGGACGGTGCCGCTGGTGCCGCTGGCCTGGGCGTTCCAGGTGCCGGTGATCGCGGCGCCGCCAGGCAGCGCGACGGTCACGGTCCAGCCGTTGATGCCCGCCGAGCCGGCGGTGACGTTCACGCTGGCGGTGAAGCCGCCGTTCCACTGGTTGATCGCGACCGCTGCGGAGCAGCCGTTACCGCCGGGCGGCGGCGTGGTCGGCGGCGCGGTGGTGGGCGGTGCGGTCGTCGGCGGCGCCGTGGTGGGCGGTGCGGTGGTCGGCGGGTTGGTCGTCGGCGGCGCCGTGGTGGGCGGGTTGGGCGCGCCGTTCGCGAGGCTGAAGGCCAGGTCCGGCTGGAACGAACCGGCCGTGTAGCGGCAGCCGTCCGCCTCACCCGGCGGCTTCACCCAGAGGTACGCGTCGATGTTGGCGTCGCCGGTGTTCGTCGTCGGGTACTGCCCGATGCGCCGGTCGGTGTTGTCGTCTGCGCACCAGTCCCCGGCGGCTCCGCCGTTGCGGCTGGTGTCGATGACCTGGCGCTTGCCGGAGATGCCCATACCGTTGAGCGCGGAGATGACCGCCCGGCCGAAGTTCGCCTCGCTGGAGGTCGGGTTGAAGTTCGACACGTTGGTGAAGAACCCGTCGGCGTACTGCACGCCGGCCGCGCGCAGCCGGTTGGCCGTGTCACTGGCGCTGTTCCAGGTCGAGTGACCGCCGTCGAGGTAGACCTTGGCGTTCGGGTTGCCCGACTTGATGGTCTGGGTCGCCGTGGTGAGCGCCTGGTTGCGCGCGCTGAGTTCGCTGGGGCTCAGGCAGGTCTGGAGCGCGAGCGAGTCGGTCTCCAGGATGATCAGGACCGTCTGGTTGCCGAGCCCTCTGGCGAAGTTGGACACCCAGGTCTGGTACTGGTTGAGGTCCGGCGCGCCACCGGCGCTGGCCCCACCGCAGTCCCGGTTGGGGATCTCGTAGACCGACAGCACCGGGATCTGCTGTGCCGCGTTGGCGGCGCCGATGAACGAGGAGACCTCGGACTGGATGGTCGACGGGTTGAAGTTGGCGTACCAGCGCGCCTGCGGCTGGCTGGCGATCTTGTCGCGGATGACGGCGGCGCGGGAGTCGCCGGGGTTTGCGGCGACCCAGCGAACCACCGCCGAACTCGGGTCGCGGTAGAGCGATCCGGACACGGTGCCGGCGGACGCGCCGCCGACGGCGAGACCGACGCCGGCCGCGGCGAGCCCCGCGACCGCGGCCACGCTGATGGCCGCTGAACTGCGGCGGGACGAGAGGATAGCCACGTCGTGTTTCCTCCTGATCACATAGACGTATCTAAGTTCATGGGAGCGTTCCCACGACGGTAACGGAGGCGGGCGTCGATGCCAAGATGTGAACGCCTGCCACTGCCCCGTAATGTGGCAGCGATCGACGAGGCAGGCGTGGGAGGAAGACCAGGCATGACGGCGCTACCGGGCCAGCAGGCGAGCTCGTCGGTCGCCGGGCAGCCCGCCGACGAGGATCTACGGGCGCTGTTCGGGCAGTCCATCGCCGTGTTCGCGGCGCTTGCCGGGCCGACGCACGTGGTGGAGGCGGCGAACCCGGCGTTCTTCGCCGCCATCGGCGAGGAACGCGCCCGTACCGGGGTCGCCCTCGCCGAGTTGATGCCGGAACTGGACGGCCAGGGCTTCATCGCCCTGCTGGACGAGGTCTACCGCACGGGCGACGCCTACACCGGCCACGACGCCCGGATCATGCTCGGCACCGGGTCGCAGGCGCGGGAGGCGTTCTTCGACTTCACCTACGAGGCACGCCGCGACGCCACCGGCACGGTGACCGGGATCCGCGTGATCGGGGTGGAGACCACACAGGTCAAGCACGCGCAACGGCTGATGGCCGAACACCGCGCCATGCTGGAGCAGATCGCCCGGCAGGCACCCCTGACCGAGGTGCTCGACGGGATGGCCCGCTGCATCGAGAACCTCGCGCCGCAGGAGGTGCTCGTCTCCGTCCTGCTCGCCGACGCGGACGGCCGGCACCTGCGCCACGGCGCCGCGCCGAGCCTGCCCGACTTCTACAACGAGGCCATCGACGGGATCGCCACCGGTGAGGGTGTCGGCTCGTGCGGCACCGCCGCGCACCGGCGGGAACCGGTCGTCGTCACCGACATCGCCACCGACCCGTTCTGGGCCGACTTCCGCGACCTGGCCGAGCGGGCCGGGCTCGCCGCCTGCTGGTCCACGCCGATCCTGGCGCGTGACGGCAGCCTGCTCGGCACGTTCGCCATGTACCACCGCACCCCGCGTGTCCCGCGCGACGCCGACCTGGCCCTCGCCCGGGTCTTCACCGGCACCGCCGCCCTGGCCATCGAACGTCACCACATCGAACAGGCGAAGGCCGAAGCGGACGCCCGGGCCCGGGCCGCCCACGACGAGCTGGCCCGGGTGGTGCGGGCGGAGCGGGAGCTACGGGCCGAGGCGGAACAGCGCGCCGCCGCGGCGGCGGAACTCACCGCCCGGCTGCGCGCCGCCGCAGCCGCGCAGGCCGCCACTCCCCGCCCCGAGCAGTGTCAGCTCGGCGGTGGCGACGGCTGCACGGCACCCGCCGAAATCAAGATCGCCGATTCGTGGGGCGACTCGGCGTGGGGCTGCCCGCCGCACGTCGAGGAGGCGATCATCAACGTCCGTTCGGTCTTCATCGCCAACGAGGAACTGGGCGGCCTGTCCGCCTACCTCAACCGCTGACGTGACCGCGCCCGGCGGTCACGTCGGGCACCGGTGCGCACGGCCGGGGCCGCCGCCCGGGTGAAGGTTCAGCGTCGGGCGGGCTCGCCGGCCGGCTCGCGAGCGGGACGCGCGGCGTCGAACGGGCTGCGCAGGCGGGTCATGGATTCGGCGCTGACGTCCGCGACCGGACTGGGCGCGTCGTCGGTGGCCCCGAGCCCTTCCACACGGAAGGGGTTCAGGGCGAACGTGTCGTCGGGCACGAGGTGCTCCAAGGGAATCTGCACGGCAGCGCTCGACTCAGTCATCGCGGCTGGGAAACCGTGGGAGAAGCAAAGGGGTGGCGATCATCGGTACCCCGCGTCGTCAGCCTAGCGCGCATCGGCCGAGCGGGCGCGTCACGGTCGAAATCGGCGACGTCCTCAGAGCTGGACGACGTGGCCCACCCGGGGCGGCGTACGGCCCGCGAGCACGTCGAGCCATGCGTCCCGCAGCGCCTCCGGGCCGGTGCCGACCCGCACGTCGAGCCATCCGCTCACCACCTGGGAGAACCGCTGCCAGGCGTCGGCGAACCGCTCGTCGAGGCCGGTCCGGCCCCAGTCCTGGCTCCGCTTGCGGATGCGCACCGGCGCGAAGAAGACCTCCCCGGCGGCACCCGCGTTGGGCATCTGCTGGGTGAGGCCGACGGCGATGTCCCGGACGAGCAGATCACCGAGGTGCGCGCGCAGGGCGGCGCGGGTCGTGGGTGAGCCGGACAGGTCGAGGTAGACGGTCGGAACCGCGTCGAGCGTGCCGATGTCGTCGTAGGAGAGGACCTCGTCGTAGCAGCCCAGCGACCGGGTGAAGGCGAGGTTGCCCCGCGACGTGAGCCCGATCAGGCGCGGGCCGCGGCCGTGCAGTTCGAACGCGGTGGCGTACGCCGTCTTGCTCGACGCCGACGACAGCACCAGCGACCGCGCCCCGTAGCCGTCCTCGTCGATCACCTGGTCGGCGAGCATGAACGAGGTGAAGAACAGTGGCCGGAACAGGATGAGCAGGTCCTCCTGCTCCGCCCGGTACGCGGGATCGCCGTCGGTGGACCGGTAGGCGTTGTACGGCGAGGGCAGGCCGGCCCGGTGCGTGCTGGCGTCGCGGAATCCGGACTCGTCCACCCGGTCCGGGCGTACCACCAGGTGACCGGCGGGCGGCAGGTAGCCGTAGACCCGCCGGCCCGGCTCGACTCCCGACACTGTGGATGCAACGACCTCGGCGAAGCCCCACAGCGGCGGAAGACCCCACCCACCGTCGATCCCTCGGGGCTCCGGCGGGAAGAACTCCCAGTAGCGCATCGCCTCGCCGAGCACCGCGTACGTGACGTTGTTGGCGGTCAGGCCGACGCGGTCCACGCGCAGCAGCACCTCCCCGTCGGCGAGGTCGGGCACCGCGCCGTCGACGAGTGTGGTGCGAGCGAGGTCGTCACGGGCCACTGCGAACGTCCACGAGTCAGCCATGGCCTGACGCTAGGCAGACGCGGAACTCCAGACAAGTGCACTGGGAGTGCAAAATCCCACTCGGCCGCGTCGTTGCGCGCCACCGGTTCAGAGGTAACGAACACCGGTCAGCTCCGCCGCCGCAGCCCAGAGGCGTTTTCCGACGGCCGGGTCGGCGGCCTGCCGGCTGAGCCGCGCCTCGGTGACCGGACCCCACGTCTCGAAGAACCGGGACGGACCGAAGAACTGGCCGCCGCGTACCTCCGGGTCGGTCGCGGCCCGCAACTGCGGCAACACGCCCCGCTCGACCGGCTGGGTGGCGAGCGATCCGAGCCGCCCGATCATCCGGCCGAGCCGGCCGCGGTGTTCCCAGGCGCGCGGCGTGAGGTTGCTGCGGGTGAGGCCGGGA from the Micromonospora sp. WMMA1947 genome contains:
- a CDS encoding GAF domain-containing protein, coding for MTALPGQQASSSVAGQPADEDLRALFGQSIAVFAALAGPTHVVEAANPAFFAAIGEERARTGVALAELMPELDGQGFIALLDEVYRTGDAYTGHDARIMLGTGSQAREAFFDFTYEARRDATGTVTGIRVIGVETTQVKHAQRLMAEHRAMLEQIARQAPLTEVLDGMARCIENLAPQEVLVSVLLADADGRHLRHGAAPSLPDFYNEAIDGIATGEGVGSCGTAAHRREPVVVTDIATDPFWADFRDLAERAGLAACWSTPILARDGSLLGTFAMYHRTPRVPRDADLALARVFTGTAALAIERHHIEQAKAEADARARAAHDELARVVRAERELRAEAEQRAAAAAELTARLRAAAAAQAATPRPEQCQLGGGDGCTAPAEIKIADSWGDSAWGCPPHVEEAIINVRSVFIANEELGGLSAYLNR
- a CDS encoding DUF2855 family protein is translated as MADSWTFAVARDDLARTTLVDGAVPDLADGEVLLRVDRVGLTANNVTYAVLGEAMRYWEFFPPEPRGIDGGWGLPPLWGFAEVVASTVSGVEPGRRVYGYLPPAGHLVVRPDRVDESGFRDASTHRAGLPSPYNAYRSTDGDPAYRAEQEDLLILFRPLFFTSFMLADQVIDEDGYGARSLVLSSASSKTAYATAFELHGRGPRLIGLTSRGNLAFTRSLGCYDEVLSYDDIGTLDAVPTVYLDLSGSPTTRAALRAHLGDLLVRDIAVGLTQQMPNAGAAGEVFFAPVRIRKRSQDWGRTGLDERFADAWQRFSQVVSGWLDVRVGTGPEALRDAWLDVLAGRTPPRVGHVVQL
- a CDS encoding glycoside hydrolase family 6 protein, yielding MAILSSRRSSAAISVAAVAGLAAAGVGLAVGGASAGTVSGSLYRDPSSAVVRWVAANPGDSRAAVIRDKIASQPQARWYANFNPSTIQSEVSSFIGAANAAQQIPVLSVYEIPNRDCGGASAGGAPDLNQYQTWVSNFARGLGNQTVLIILETDSLALQTCLSPSELSARNQALTTATQTIKSGNPNAKVYLDGGHSTWNSASDTANRLRAAGVQYADGFFTNVSNFNPTSSEANFGRAVISALNGMGISGKRQVIDTSRNGGAAGDWCADDNTDRRIGQYPTTNTGDANIDAYLWVKPPGEADGCRYTAGSFQPDLAFSLANGAPNPPTTAPPTTNPPTTAPPTTAPPTTAPPTTAPPTTPPPGGNGCSAAVAINQWNGGFTASVNVTAGSAGINGWTVTVALPGGAAITGTWNAQASGTSGTVRFTNVGYNGQVGAGQTTNFGFQGTGTGQGATATCAA